In Luteibacter mycovicinus, a genomic segment contains:
- a CDS encoding DUF2061 domain-containing protein, with the protein MARTIKYAATHFSIAFSMSYAVNQNVALSTLVGIAEPIAFALGRDVTRGSRRGPPLAHAA; encoded by the coding sequence ATGGCCCGCACCATCAAATATGCAGCGACGCATTTCAGCATCGCGTTTTCCATGAGTTACGCGGTCAACCAGAACGTCGCACTGAGCACGCTGGTCGGTATCGCCGAGCCGATCGCGTTCGCCCTCGGCCGCGACGTGACCCGCGGGTCGCGCCGCGGCCCACCCCTAGCGCACGCCGCCTGA
- the aceF gene encoding dihydrolipoyllysine-residue acetyltransferase, whose protein sequence is MADVKEARVPDIGGSAVPVIEIMVKVGDRVEKDQSLVTLESDKATMEVPAPFAGVIKELKVKVGDEVDEGHVIALVEAEGDAPAEAPRADAPKADAPKAAAPKADEAKAAAPAPAPAAAKAPAASKSSGPVNVTVPDIGGKPVPIIELMVKVGDTVEKDQSLMTLESDKATMDIPAPAAGVIRELKVKVGDEVNDGDLIAVLEGAGGESAEAASADAQPAASTDKPGISEAPAEAPKRAVASDASTSEASKSEPAGGTPRTPPVSFDASVIMPGNAPYASPAVRAFARELGVDVAQVKGSGRGGRIQREDISGYVKQVMASGASPSKGGAVAGGNGLSLLPWPKVDFSKFGDIEEKPLGRIPKISAANLARNWAMIPHVTQFEDADITELEAFRKKLGEENKDLKVTPLVFQIKAVVAALKKFPTFNASLDAAGEVLTLKKYYNVGIAVDTPDGLVVPVIRDADKKGLLELAAELGEISKKARDKKLTAADMSGGCFSISSLGGIGGTAFTPIVNAPEVAILGVSKAAMKPVWNGKEFAPRLILPLSLSYDHRVIDGALAARFAVYLAQQLGDIRRLLL, encoded by the coding sequence ATGGCCGACGTCAAAGAAGCCCGCGTCCCCGATATTGGTGGTAGCGCGGTCCCCGTCATCGAAATCATGGTCAAGGTCGGCGATCGCGTCGAAAAGGACCAGAGCCTCGTGACGCTCGAATCCGACAAGGCCACGATGGAAGTGCCGGCGCCGTTCGCTGGCGTCATCAAGGAACTGAAGGTCAAGGTCGGCGACGAAGTCGACGAAGGTCACGTGATCGCCCTGGTCGAAGCCGAGGGCGATGCCCCGGCCGAAGCGCCCAGGGCTGACGCTCCCAAGGCCGATGCACCGAAGGCTGCCGCTCCGAAGGCCGACGAGGCCAAGGCCGCCGCGCCGGCTCCGGCACCGGCCGCCGCCAAGGCACCGGCCGCCTCGAAGTCGTCGGGCCCGGTCAACGTCACCGTCCCCGACATCGGCGGCAAGCCGGTGCCGATCATCGAGCTCATGGTCAAGGTCGGCGATACCGTCGAGAAAGATCAGAGCCTGATGACGCTCGAGTCCGACAAGGCCACGATGGACATCCCGGCCCCGGCCGCGGGCGTCATCAGGGAACTGAAGGTCAAGGTGGGCGACGAAGTGAACGACGGCGACCTGATCGCCGTGCTCGAAGGCGCCGGCGGCGAGTCCGCTGAAGCCGCCTCGGCCGACGCACAGCCCGCCGCTTCGACCGACAAGCCCGGTATCTCGGAAGCCCCGGCCGAAGCACCGAAGCGTGCCGTCGCCTCCGACGCCTCGACCTCGGAAGCCTCGAAGTCCGAACCCGCCGGTGGCACGCCGCGTACGCCGCCGGTGTCGTTCGACGCCAGCGTGATCATGCCGGGCAATGCCCCCTACGCCAGCCCCGCCGTGCGCGCATTCGCACGCGAGCTCGGTGTCGACGTCGCCCAGGTCAAGGGCAGCGGTCGCGGTGGCCGCATCCAGCGCGAAGACATCTCCGGCTACGTGAAGCAGGTGATGGCCTCGGGTGCGTCCCCGTCGAAGGGCGGCGCGGTCGCCGGTGGCAATGGCCTCAGCCTGCTGCCGTGGCCGAAGGTCGACTTCTCGAAGTTCGGCGACATCGAAGAAAAGCCGCTCGGCCGCATTCCGAAGATCTCCGCCGCGAACCTCGCCCGCAACTGGGCGATGATTCCGCACGTCACGCAGTTCGAAGATGCGGACATCACGGAGCTCGAAGCCTTCCGCAAGAAGCTCGGCGAAGAGAACAAGGACCTCAAGGTCACCCCGCTGGTCTTCCAGATCAAGGCGGTGGTCGCGGCGCTGAAGAAATTCCCCACGTTCAACGCGTCGCTCGATGCGGCCGGTGAAGTGCTGACGCTCAAGAAGTACTACAACGTCGGTATCGCCGTGGACACGCCGGACGGCCTCGTCGTCCCGGTCATCCGCGACGCCGACAAGAAGGGTCTGCTCGAGCTCGCCGCGGAACTGGGTGAGATCTCGAAGAAGGCACGCGACAAGAAGCTTACCGCCGCCGACATGTCGGGCGGCTGCTTCTCGATTTCCTCGCTCGGCGGCATCGGCGGTACGGCGTTCACGCCGATCGTCAACGCGCCGGAAGTGGCAATTCTGGGCGTTTCCAAGGCGGCGATGAAGCCGGTGTGGAACGGCAAGGAATTCGCGCCGCGCCTGATCCTGCCGCTGTCTCTGTCGTACGACCACCGCGTCATCGACGGCGCCCTGGCCGCACGCTTCGCCGTGTATCTCGCCCAGCAGCTCGGCGACATCCGTCGCCTGTTGCTCTGA
- a CDS encoding APC family permease has translation MPAPQPAHYLRRLGIWDAAMIVIGGVIGAGIFRTPATVAQLTSSGTEVILLWTLGGLLTLAGVLCYAELGARRPQAGGTYVYLREAFGQLPAFLFGWTMALINYPGSVAAVATTFADYACRATGLPHEWVKPLAVGAISFIVAVNLFGIRAGAWVQNIFTVLKLGAVSLLIVVGIFLAQGHLGAAFATDPTHDVPASTVIGAILPALFAYGGFHYLNDLAGEVREPQRTLPRALGLGMLAVVVCYVLVNIAYMAGLGHAGLAASTAPAADLMRRVFGESGATIIAVGIACSTFGYCSIAIAGGARVLQVMSADGMFFKPIARIDAKTGAPQFALVALGGWAIVLILSGSFKALLNYTTVGEWLSHAFGIATIFWYRKKLRDEPSPYLVPGYPVLPLVFTVTVLCVIAATAITEPGDAGMSLVIIAIGVPVYYLWRKRLGKVG, from the coding sequence ATGCCAGCACCTCAGCCAGCTCACTATCTCCGCCGTCTCGGTATCTGGGATGCCGCGATGATCGTTATCGGCGGTGTCATCGGGGCGGGTATCTTCCGCACGCCGGCCACCGTCGCGCAGCTGACCAGCTCGGGCACGGAGGTGATTCTCCTCTGGACGCTGGGCGGCCTGCTTACCCTTGCAGGTGTCCTCTGTTACGCCGAGCTCGGCGCGCGTCGTCCGCAAGCGGGCGGTACCTACGTCTATCTGCGCGAAGCCTTCGGCCAGCTGCCAGCCTTCCTGTTCGGCTGGACGATGGCACTGATCAATTACCCGGGCAGCGTGGCCGCCGTGGCGACGACGTTCGCCGACTACGCGTGCCGCGCCACCGGCCTGCCGCACGAGTGGGTCAAGCCGCTCGCCGTCGGCGCCATCAGCTTCATCGTCGCGGTGAATCTGTTCGGTATCCGCGCCGGCGCATGGGTGCAGAACATCTTCACCGTGCTGAAGCTCGGCGCGGTGTCGTTGCTGATCGTCGTCGGTATCTTCCTCGCGCAGGGCCATCTCGGCGCGGCGTTCGCTACCGATCCGACACACGACGTGCCGGCGAGCACGGTGATCGGCGCGATTCTTCCGGCGCTGTTCGCGTACGGCGGCTTCCATTACCTGAACGACCTCGCCGGTGAAGTACGCGAACCGCAGCGCACGCTTCCGCGCGCGCTGGGTCTCGGCATGCTCGCCGTCGTGGTCTGCTACGTGCTGGTCAACATCGCCTATATGGCGGGTCTTGGTCACGCCGGCCTCGCCGCAAGCACGGCGCCGGCGGCGGATCTCATGCGTCGCGTGTTCGGCGAATCCGGCGCGACGATCATCGCCGTCGGTATCGCCTGTTCGACGTTCGGCTACTGCAGCATCGCGATCGCCGGTGGTGCGCGCGTGCTGCAGGTGATGAGCGCCGACGGCATGTTCTTCAAGCCGATCGCGCGTATCGACGCGAAGACCGGCGCGCCGCAGTTCGCGCTCGTGGCACTGGGTGGCTGGGCGATCGTGCTGATTCTCTCGGGCAGCTTCAAGGCACTGCTGAACTACACGACCGTGGGCGAATGGTTGTCGCATGCGTTCGGTATCGCGACCATCTTCTGGTATCGCAAGAAGCTGCGCGACGAGCCATCGCCGTACCTGGTGCCGGGGTATCCGGTATTGCCGCTGGTGTTCACCGTCACGGTGCTGTGCGTGATTGCCGCGACGGCGATCACGGAGCCGGGCGATGCGGGCATGAGTCTGGTGATCATCGCCATCGGCGTGCCGGTTTATTATCTGTGGCGGAAGCGGCTGGGCAAGGTGGGGTGA
- a CDS encoding mechanosensitive ion channel family protein → MNDFLDRIGVDAAMRTLILSYSVRIGLALLLLVIGFWLAARLANIGRRALERAHVDVTLALFLRNVVYGVLLALLFIQVLGTVGIPTASFIAAIGAAGLAVGLALTSSLSNLAWGVLLILFRPFRVGDYVTVGGIDGTVQSVNLMHTYLITPDNREAVVPNAKVGGDAIINYNVRGTRRFEFKVGIGYSDDIGKAMKVITDLFDADPRILKDPAPGVWTDALGDSSVNLVIRAWTAVADMQGAQTNLLRRIKERFDEEGITIPYPQSEIRVIGNPAPAAEGQGKVDGPAANPLNPS, encoded by the coding sequence ATGAACGACTTCCTCGACCGTATCGGCGTCGATGCCGCCATGCGCACGCTCATCCTCTCGTACTCCGTACGCATCGGCCTTGCGCTCCTCCTGCTGGTCATCGGCTTCTGGCTCGCGGCACGCCTCGCCAACATCGGCCGTCGTGCACTCGAGCGCGCGCATGTCGATGTCACGCTGGCGCTGTTCCTGCGCAACGTCGTCTACGGCGTCCTGCTGGCGCTGCTCTTCATCCAGGTGCTCGGCACGGTCGGTATTCCCACCGCTTCCTTTATCGCGGCCATCGGCGCCGCCGGACTCGCCGTCGGCCTCGCGCTCACCAGTTCGCTGTCCAATCTCGCCTGGGGCGTGCTGCTGATTCTGTTCCGGCCGTTCCGCGTGGGTGATTACGTCACCGTCGGCGGCATCGATGGCACGGTGCAGAGCGTCAACCTGATGCACACCTATCTGATCACGCCGGACAACCGGGAAGCCGTGGTGCCGAACGCGAAGGTCGGCGGCGACGCGATCATCAACTACAACGTGCGTGGCACGCGTCGCTTCGAGTTCAAGGTCGGCATCGGCTACAGCGATGACATCGGCAAGGCGATGAAGGTGATCACCGATCTGTTCGATGCGGATCCGCGCATCCTCAAGGATCCGGCGCCGGGCGTCTGGACCGATGCGCTCGGCGACTCCAGCGTCAACCTCGTGATCCGCGCCTGGACGGCGGTGGCCGACATGCAGGGGGCGCAGACGAATCTGCTGCGTCGGATCAAGGAGCGCTTCGACGAGGAGGGGATCACCATTCCTTACCCGCAGAGCGAGATCCGGGTGATCGGCAATCCGGCGCCGGCGGCGGAAGGGCAGGGCAAGGTCGACGGCCCGGCTGCGAATCCGCTCAATCCGTCGTAA
- a CDS encoding DUF962 domain-containing protein: MRDAATWFGNYSRDHQNETNQLIHWICVPAITWTVVALFWLIPVPGWLGRPGLWAVLAMFLAFCFYFYRLSRKIGIAMAGAFIILALVTDSLYRNIGTSGLLWSAITVFVVAWIGQFIGHRIEGRRPSFLTDLQYLLIGPAWLMSKALSRFGAPY; encoded by the coding sequence ATGCGCGATGCAGCCACCTGGTTCGGCAACTACAGCCGGGACCACCAGAACGAGACCAACCAGCTGATCCACTGGATCTGCGTGCCGGCGATCACCTGGACGGTGGTCGCGCTGTTCTGGCTCATTCCCGTCCCCGGGTGGCTCGGTCGCCCGGGCCTCTGGGCGGTGCTGGCGATGTTCCTGGCCTTCTGCTTCTACTTCTATCGCCTCTCGCGAAAGATCGGCATCGCCATGGCGGGTGCTTTCATCATCCTCGCCCTGGTCACCGACTCGCTCTACCGGAACATCGGCACGAGCGGCCTGCTCTGGTCGGCCATCACCGTCTTCGTCGTTGCCTGGATCGGCCAGTTCATCGGGCACCGGATCGAAGGGCGACGTCCCTCCTTCCTCACCGACCTGCAGTACCTCCTGATCGGCCCGGCGTGGCTGATGAGCAAGGCGCTCAGTCGCTTCGGCGCTCCCTACTGA
- a CDS encoding REP-associated tyrosine transposase, which produces MTISSGHSALRIGRFSEAGRIYLVTTVVWNRAPLFRDHVTARVAARAIHSPTTWLNAECLAWVLMPDHWHGIIQLGEDADLSKTIGKMKSRVTRALRKTGRESPVWQRAFHDRALRKEDDLKAMARYVVANPIRAGLVRRVGDYPYWDAIWVGS; this is translated from the coding sequence ATGACGATTTCTTCCGGACACTCCGCTCTTCGCATCGGTCGTTTTTCAGAAGCCGGCCGGATCTATCTGGTTACAACGGTGGTGTGGAATCGCGCACCGCTGTTCCGCGATCACGTTACGGCTCGTGTGGCAGCCCGCGCCATCCATTCCCCGACGACCTGGTTAAATGCGGAATGCCTCGCATGGGTCCTGATGCCGGACCACTGGCACGGAATCATCCAGCTCGGGGAGGACGCCGATCTGTCGAAAACGATAGGGAAGATGAAGTCGCGGGTCACCAGAGCGCTTCGAAAGACAGGCCGGGAGTCGCCCGTCTGGCAGCGGGCATTTCATGATCGTGCGCTTCGCAAGGAAGACGATCTGAAAGCCATGGCGCGGTATGTCGTGGCCAATCCGATTCGCGCGGGGCTGGTGCGGCGCGTTGGGGACTATCCGTACTGGGATGCGATCTGGGTGGGGAGTTGA
- the lpdA gene encoding dihydrolipoyl dehydrogenase, translating into MANTIELKVPDLGGSHDVPVIEILVKVGDTVAKDQSLVTLESDKATMDVPASQAGKIVEIKVKIGDELNDGSVIALIEAEGADAPVAEKAVGQSTVKDAPAAPTPSPAPAPPKPATPVAAPAAASSSASSVKAAADSGRKADIECQLVVLGSGPGGYTAAFRGADVGLDVVLVERYESLGGVCLNVGCIPSKALLHAAAVIDEAAAIEAHGIAFGKPTIDLDKLRSFKEKVVGKLTGGLAQMAKARKVRTVTGVGTFISPNEMEVVTAEGTKLIRFENAIIAAGSQSVKLPSFPWDDERVIDSTGALELRDVPKKMLVVGGGIIGLEMATVYAGLGSEVTVVELADQLMPGADLDLVKPLQGRIAKRYKGIHLKTKVVAAKATKQGIEITFEGDSIPETTVYDRVLVSVGRSPNGNKIGADKAGVEVSDRGFIPVDRQMRTNVKHIFAIGDLVGQPMLAHKATHEAKVAAEAAAGQKSFFDARVIPSVAYTDPEIAWVGVTEREAKEKGLKVGVGKFPWAASGRAIGIDRTEGFTKLIFDEETHRIVGAGIVGPHAGDLISELALAIEMGAEAGDIGRTVHPHPTLGESVGMAAEVYEGTITDLYIPKKK; encoded by the coding sequence ATGGCTAACACGATCGAACTGAAAGTCCCCGATCTCGGCGGCTCGCACGATGTGCCGGTGATCGAGATCCTGGTGAAGGTCGGCGACACGGTCGCCAAGGACCAGAGCCTGGTTACGCTCGAATCCGATAAGGCCACGATGGACGTGCCCGCCTCTCAGGCGGGCAAGATCGTCGAGATCAAGGTCAAGATCGGTGACGAACTCAACGACGGCAGCGTGATCGCCCTCATCGAAGCGGAAGGCGCCGATGCGCCGGTCGCGGAGAAGGCCGTCGGCCAGTCGACGGTGAAGGACGCGCCCGCCGCTCCCACCCCGTCGCCCGCGCCGGCACCGCCGAAGCCGGCCACACCGGTCGCCGCGCCCGCCGCCGCGTCGTCGTCCGCTTCGTCCGTCAAGGCCGCGGCCGACTCCGGTCGCAAGGCTGACATCGAATGCCAGCTGGTCGTCCTCGGCTCCGGTCCGGGCGGCTATACGGCCGCGTTCCGCGGTGCCGACGTCGGCCTCGACGTGGTGCTGGTCGAGCGTTACGAGTCGCTCGGTGGCGTCTGCCTCAACGTCGGCTGCATCCCGTCGAAGGCGCTGCTGCACGCGGCCGCCGTCATCGACGAAGCCGCCGCCATCGAAGCGCACGGTATCGCCTTCGGCAAGCCGACCATCGACCTGGACAAGCTGCGCTCGTTCAAGGAGAAGGTCGTCGGCAAGCTCACCGGCGGTCTCGCTCAGATGGCCAAGGCGCGCAAGGTGCGTACCGTCACCGGCGTCGGCACGTTCATCTCGCCCAACGAGATGGAAGTCGTCACGGCGGAAGGCACGAAGCTGATCCGCTTCGAGAACGCCATCATCGCCGCGGGCTCGCAGTCGGTGAAACTGCCTTCGTTCCCGTGGGACGACGAGCGCGTCATCGACTCGACCGGTGCGCTCGAACTGCGCGACGTGCCGAAGAAGATGCTGGTCGTCGGCGGTGGCATCATCGGCCTGGAAATGGCCACGGTGTACGCGGGTCTCGGCTCGGAAGTCACCGTCGTCGAGCTCGCCGACCAGCTGATGCCGGGCGCCGATCTCGACCTGGTCAAGCCGCTGCAAGGCCGTATCGCCAAGCGCTACAAGGGCATCCATCTCAAGACCAAGGTCGTCGCGGCCAAGGCTACGAAGCAGGGTATCGAGATCACCTTCGAGGGTGACAGCATCCCCGAGACCACCGTGTACGACCGCGTGCTCGTCTCGGTGGGACGCTCGCCCAATGGCAACAAGATCGGCGCGGACAAGGCCGGTGTGGAAGTCAGCGATCGCGGCTTCATCCCCGTCGACCGCCAGATGCGCACCAACGTGAAGCACATCTTCGCCATCGGCGACCTCGTCGGCCAGCCTATGCTGGCGCACAAGGCCACGCACGAAGCCAAGGTGGCGGCGGAAGCCGCCGCCGGTCAGAAGAGCTTCTTCGACGCGCGGGTGATCCCGTCGGTGGCCTACACCGATCCGGAAATCGCGTGGGTCGGCGTGACCGAGCGCGAAGCGAAGGAAAAGGGCCTCAAGGTCGGCGTGGGCAAGTTCCCGTGGGCGGCTTCGGGCCGTGCCATCGGTATCGACCGCACCGAGGGTTTCACCAAGCTGATCTTCGACGAAGAGACGCATCGCATCGTCGGTGCCGGCATCGTCGGCCCGCACGCGGGCGACCTCATCTCCGAACTCGCCCTGGCGATCGAGATGGGTGCCGAAGCCGGTGACATCGGCCGCACCGTTCACCCGCACCCCACGCTCGGCGAGTCCGTCGGCATGGCGGCCGAGGTGTACGAGGGCACGATCACCGACCTGTATATCCCGAAGAAGAAATAA